In Rhodococcus rhodochrous, a single genomic region encodes these proteins:
- a CDS encoding amidohydrolase family protein codes for MYDLRDIKIIDTDTHVVEPPDLWTSRMSKKWGDLVPHVRWDEQRGDEAWFVSGTRMSAVGAPAMAGWHEYPPSCPPRFADTDPRSWDPAKRLALMDDYGIHAQILYPNVAVFSQKTLQSNGSNDLQLECVRAYNDYLTEWAQFAPGRYVPVGILPFWDMEATIAEVERVAAAGHKGLVFTQNPAAFGLPVLTDPYWDRLWASAQEKKLPINFHIASGEVDLSGFGHESNGVAANYGMMGISFFMDNARTISQLIFGGICDRFPELKFVSVESGIGWMPFALEGMDWQWRNSGVHKEHPNYELLPSEYFKRQIYGCFWFEQDSARSAIEQLGADNVLYETDYPHPTSMSPGPASDAVRPDDYLRRNFAHLSEADARKILHDNAAALYNLD; via the coding sequence GTGTACGACCTTCGCGATATCAAGATCATCGATACCGACACCCATGTCGTCGAACCGCCGGACCTGTGGACGTCCCGGATGTCGAAGAAGTGGGGCGATCTCGTTCCCCACGTGCGGTGGGACGAACAGCGTGGCGACGAGGCGTGGTTCGTCTCCGGTACCCGCATGAGCGCCGTCGGTGCGCCCGCGATGGCCGGCTGGCACGAGTACCCGCCGAGCTGCCCGCCGCGCTTCGCCGACACCGATCCGCGTTCGTGGGATCCCGCCAAGCGTCTGGCGCTGATGGACGATTACGGCATCCACGCACAGATCCTGTACCCGAACGTCGCGGTCTTCAGTCAGAAGACGCTGCAGTCCAACGGATCCAACGATCTGCAGCTCGAGTGTGTCCGTGCCTACAACGACTACCTCACCGAGTGGGCCCAGTTCGCACCCGGCCGCTACGTCCCGGTGGGCATCCTGCCCTTCTGGGACATGGAGGCGACCATCGCCGAGGTCGAGCGGGTCGCGGCTGCCGGGCACAAGGGCCTGGTGTTCACGCAGAACCCGGCCGCATTCGGATTGCCGGTACTGACCGACCCGTACTGGGACCGGCTGTGGGCGTCCGCGCAGGAGAAGAAGCTGCCGATCAACTTCCACATCGCCTCCGGCGAGGTCGATCTGAGCGGCTTCGGGCACGAGAGCAACGGTGTGGCGGCCAACTACGGCATGATGGGCATCTCGTTCTTCATGGACAACGCCCGCACGATCTCGCAGCTCATCTTCGGCGGCATCTGCGACCGGTTCCCCGAATTGAAGTTCGTCTCCGTGGAGTCGGGCATCGGCTGGATGCCGTTCGCGCTCGAGGGCATGGACTGGCAGTGGCGGAACAGCGGCGTGCACAAGGAGCACCCGAACTACGAGCTTCTGCCCAGCGAGTACTTCAAGCGGCAGATCTACGGCTGCTTCTGGTTCGAGCAGGATTCGGCGCGCAGCGCGATCGAGCAGCTCGGTGCCGACAACGTGCTCTACGAGACGGACTACCCGCACCCGACCTCGATGTCCCCGGGGCCGGCGAGCGATGCCGTGCGGCCGGACGACTACCTGCGTCGCAACTTCGCGCATCTCTCCGAGGCGGACGCGCGAAAGATCCTGCACGACAACGCTGCGGCGCTCTACAACCTGGACTGA
- a CDS encoding acyl-CoA dehydrogenase family protein, which yields MSLSEFETRARTWVTDTLARLAFTVRDDEYDVSVFHDLPEDEERALLDRHRTWQREKFDAGYGALGWPIEYGGTETGTEVAEAFARIENELCPLPPHELVSVTLHLIAPTIRLLGTDEQKQQFLPKMLRGELLACQLFSEPDAGSDLANLGTRAVRDGDDWIVSGQKVWTSGAQFAEWGELIARTDPDQPKHQGMTAFLIPLDAPGVEIRPIRQMSGGSSFNEVFLDRVRIPDSLRLGEVGKGWSVALTTLAFEREGGSNTANVGGQFDQLVATARRLGRDEDPRVREQLARVYLRQQLAAVDLLRDRQARDGGAAPSAIGSVRKIQWVDKLAAVSAAARTVLGRNLIADTGIPGTYEWNAHVLGAPGYSIAGGSDQIQRNIVAERLLGLPAEARADRGLTWREARNRVHGRVVSGS from the coding sequence ATGTCCCTCTCGGAATTCGAGACCCGCGCCCGCACCTGGGTGACCGACACCCTGGCCCGACTGGCGTTCACCGTCCGCGACGACGAGTACGACGTCTCGGTCTTCCACGATCTCCCCGAAGACGAGGAGCGGGCGCTCCTCGACCGCCACCGCACCTGGCAGCGCGAGAAGTTCGACGCCGGCTACGGTGCGCTCGGATGGCCGATCGAATACGGCGGCACGGAGACCGGAACCGAGGTTGCGGAAGCCTTCGCGCGCATCGAGAACGAACTGTGCCCGCTCCCGCCGCACGAGCTCGTCTCGGTCACCCTGCACCTCATCGCCCCCACCATCAGGCTCCTCGGTACCGACGAACAGAAGCAGCAGTTCCTGCCGAAGATGCTTCGTGGTGAACTTCTTGCGTGCCAACTGTTCTCCGAGCCCGACGCCGGCTCCGACCTCGCGAATCTCGGAACACGCGCGGTGCGGGACGGCGACGACTGGATCGTCTCGGGGCAGAAGGTCTGGACGTCGGGCGCGCAGTTCGCCGAATGGGGCGAACTCATCGCCCGCACCGATCCCGACCAGCCCAAGCACCAGGGCATGACCGCCTTCCTGATTCCTCTCGACGCTCCCGGTGTCGAGATCCGCCCGATCCGGCAGATGTCCGGGGGCAGCAGCTTCAACGAGGTCTTCCTCGACCGGGTCCGCATCCCCGACAGCCTCCGTCTCGGGGAGGTGGGCAAGGGGTGGTCCGTCGCCCTGACCACACTTGCCTTCGAACGCGAAGGCGGGTCCAACACCGCCAATGTCGGCGGGCAGTTCGATCAGCTCGTGGCCACGGCCCGGCGCCTCGGGCGCGACGAGGACCCGCGTGTGCGTGAGCAACTGGCCCGGGTGTACCTGCGCCAGCAACTCGCCGCGGTGGACCTGCTGCGGGACCGCCAGGCTCGCGACGGCGGAGCGGCGCCCTCGGCGATCGGATCCGTCCGCAAGATCCAATGGGTCGACAAGCTCGCCGCGGTCTCCGCTGCGGCACGAACCGTGCTGGGGCGTAACCTCATCGCGGACACCGGCATTCCCGGTACCTACGAATGGAATGCGCACGTTCTCGGCGCCCCCGGTTACAGCATCGCCGGCGGGTCGGATCAGATCCAGCGCAACATCGTCGCGGAACGACTTCTCGGGCTCCCCGCGGAGGCTCGTGCGGACCGTGGCCTGACCTGGCGCGAAGCGCGTAATCGCGTCCACGGTCGGGTCGTCTCCGGAAGCTGA
- a CDS encoding ABC transporter substrate-binding protein — MRFPSLRRSIAGIGIAAVTFAAAACGSGTTEVSAEDLGPAGDSAWEELVEAAKQEGSVTYFTGQPTDNLQEVAARFESVYGIGVEIVRDNDANLQTKLAAEAETGRHTADVIATASQPWVDTRLTEDYFVPVTGPAFDASEFDREKFLRDDDRIFLSSAAVLTYGWNTGRVPDGIDGYEDLLDPSLADGKIGVMLPVSSAIVDFYDFLGDTVSPDYVEKLAGQKPRTYPGAQAMAQALTSGEIAAALYTMPLTAEKEAGAPVDSGLPSPVFGAPFLTGVPATAPHPNAAQLFANFLVTKAGQEAVADRAGSVLPDISTAATSADDIWVNSRIVTADDTEAFRAEFAQLFGSSQ, encoded by the coding sequence ATGAGATTTCCGTCGCTTCGTCGCTCGATTGCCGGAATCGGCATCGCCGCAGTGACGTTCGCTGCTGCTGCGTGCGGGTCCGGTACCACGGAGGTGTCCGCGGAGGATCTCGGTCCGGCCGGCGACAGCGCCTGGGAGGAGCTGGTCGAGGCCGCGAAGCAGGAAGGCTCGGTCACCTATTTCACCGGGCAACCGACGGACAACCTCCAGGAAGTCGCGGCCCGATTCGAGTCGGTGTACGGCATCGGGGTGGAGATCGTCCGCGACAACGACGCCAACCTCCAGACCAAGCTGGCGGCGGAGGCGGAAACCGGTCGCCACACGGCCGATGTCATCGCCACCGCTTCCCAGCCCTGGGTGGACACACGGCTGACCGAGGACTACTTCGTCCCGGTCACCGGCCCCGCCTTCGACGCCTCCGAGTTCGACCGCGAGAAGTTCCTGCGGGACGACGACCGGATCTTCCTCTCGTCGGCTGCGGTGCTCACCTACGGCTGGAACACCGGCCGGGTCCCGGACGGCATCGACGGATACGAGGACCTGCTCGATCCCTCCCTCGCGGACGGGAAGATCGGTGTGATGCTTCCGGTGTCCTCGGCCATCGTGGACTTCTACGACTTCCTGGGAGACACGGTCTCACCCGACTACGTCGAGAAGCTCGCCGGGCAGAAGCCCCGCACCTACCCGGGCGCCCAGGCGATGGCCCAGGCACTGACCTCCGGTGAGATCGCCGCGGCCCTCTACACCATGCCGCTCACCGCGGAGAAGGAAGCCGGTGCTCCGGTCGACTCCGGTCTGCCCTCGCCGGTCTTCGGTGCCCCCTTCCTCACAGGGGTCCCGGCGACCGCACCGCACCCCAACGCCGCACAGTTGTTCGCAAACTTCCTGGTGACCAAGGCCGGCCAGGAGGCCGTCGCCGACCGCGCCGGCTCCGTGCTGCCCGACATCTCCACGGCGGCGACATCCGCGGACGACATCTGGGTCAACAGCCGGATCGTCACCGCCGACGACACCGAGGCCTTCCGCGCCGAGTTCGCCCAGCTGTTCGGCTCCAGCCAGTAG
- a CDS encoding acyl-CoA dehydrogenase family protein, which translates to MILSSATGAEDTALLVDTVRAAVGRADPADGRTDRVYRDGALDRELWSVLGREIGIGALAVPENLGGLGTSFATVAAVLETLGAELTRVPVLGGVVAAAALTRCTEHPLAGDLLEGIASGARIVATVVPGDECDAHSTESAFRAVEGGSGVTLTGRADFVLDGTVADTLLIHAVDRYGALGLYAVDRVHLTVEPMEATDATRDLARVHAENAPATLLTDRPEPGRVRDRALVALACDSLGVARACLDAAVAYAKERVQFGRLIGEFQAVKHMLAEVAVAVELADSAVAHAVWAVEEGTDDELAEAAAIAAIACGDAAGLATATNVQVHGGIGFTWEHTAHLYYRRALSSSVLWGTADEHAQRLYRLATGRADRDGGTPSPEPVREPAPALFATEH; encoded by the coding sequence ATGATTCTCTCGAGCGCGACCGGCGCGGAGGATACGGCGCTCCTCGTCGACACCGTCCGAGCCGCCGTCGGCCGGGCCGACCCGGCCGACGGGCGGACCGATCGGGTCTACCGCGACGGTGCCCTCGACCGCGAACTGTGGTCCGTGCTCGGCCGCGAGATCGGAATCGGCGCTCTCGCCGTCCCCGAGAACCTCGGCGGTCTCGGCACCTCTTTCGCAACCGTGGCAGCCGTTCTCGAAACCCTCGGTGCGGAACTGACCCGGGTCCCCGTCCTCGGCGGTGTCGTCGCCGCCGCGGCTCTCACCCGCTGCACCGAGCACCCCCTCGCCGGGGACCTCCTCGAAGGGATCGCCTCGGGCGCACGAATCGTCGCCACGGTGGTCCCCGGGGACGAGTGCGACGCTCACTCCACCGAGAGCGCCTTCCGCGCGGTCGAGGGAGGATCAGGCGTGACCCTCACGGGCCGAGCCGATTTCGTGCTCGACGGAACTGTGGCGGATACGCTTCTGATCCATGCCGTCGATCGGTACGGAGCCCTGGGTCTCTACGCAGTCGACCGCGTCCATCTGACGGTCGAACCGATGGAGGCCACCGACGCCACCCGAGACCTGGCCCGTGTCCACGCCGAGAACGCCCCGGCCACCCTGCTCACCGACCGGCCCGAACCGGGCCGCGTACGCGATCGGGCTCTCGTCGCGCTGGCCTGCGACAGTCTCGGCGTCGCCCGGGCGTGCCTCGACGCCGCGGTGGCCTACGCGAAGGAACGTGTGCAGTTCGGCCGCCTCATCGGCGAGTTCCAGGCCGTGAAGCACATGCTCGCCGAGGTGGCCGTGGCCGTGGAACTGGCCGACTCCGCTGTGGCACACGCGGTGTGGGCAGTCGAGGAGGGCACCGACGACGAGCTCGCCGAGGCAGCGGCCATCGCGGCGATCGCGTGCGGAGACGCAGCCGGCCTTGCCACGGCGACGAATGTCCAGGTGCACGGAGGCATCGGTTTCACCTGGGAACACACCGCCCATTTGTACTACCGCCGGGCCCTGAGCTCGAGCGTGCTGTGGGGCACCGCCGACGAACACGCACAGCGGCTGTATCGGCTCGCGACCGGCCGCGCAGACCGGGACGGCGGCACCCCGTCCCCTGAACCCGTCCGCGAACCGGCACCCGCCCTGTTCGCCACCGAGCACTGA
- a CDS encoding ABC transporter ATP-binding protein — MSHVSIRQLLKNFDGKPPTVAVDHLDLEIEDGEFLVLLGPSGCGKTTTLRCLAGLEQPASGSITLGDEVVFDGARRVNLPPDKRFIGMVFQSYALWPHMTVRKNIAYPLKSRKLTDALADGRVEETAALVDCERLLDRLPAELSGGQQQRVALARGLVSHPDLVLFDEPLSNLDARLRDQVRAELHDLHQRKPFTAVFVTHDQSEALALGTRMAIMRAGRIVQIGPPREVFEEPVDEYVAGFTGMSNRVPCEYVDGRWYALGTEIHGMQPRAEASVGSFVLRLRPEKVRLVTDVADLLPGEAGMAVHIDDVEYGGLHFDVMCSVVGDGSVRRQLHARIQTFDTARMPRTVNRGATMIFAFDPLDARTFDTDGTALAMPRQALTGALVG; from the coding sequence ATGTCCCATGTCTCGATACGCCAGCTGCTGAAGAACTTCGACGGCAAGCCCCCGACGGTGGCCGTGGATCATCTCGACCTCGAGATCGAGGACGGCGAATTCCTGGTACTGCTGGGCCCGTCCGGGTGCGGTAAGACGACGACGCTTCGATGCCTGGCCGGCCTCGAACAGCCTGCGAGCGGCTCCATCACCCTCGGCGACGAGGTGGTCTTCGACGGTGCCCGCCGTGTGAACCTGCCGCCCGACAAGCGCTTCATCGGCATGGTCTTCCAGTCCTACGCGCTGTGGCCGCACATGACCGTCCGCAAGAACATCGCCTACCCGCTCAAGTCCCGCAAGCTCACCGACGCGCTCGCCGACGGCCGGGTCGAGGAGACCGCGGCACTGGTGGACTGCGAACGTCTGCTCGACCGGCTCCCGGCGGAACTGTCCGGTGGGCAGCAGCAGCGCGTCGCTCTGGCACGCGGCCTGGTCTCCCACCCCGATCTCGTCCTGTTCGACGAGCCGCTCAGCAACCTCGATGCGCGCCTGCGCGATCAGGTCCGGGCGGAACTGCACGACCTGCACCAGCGCAAGCCGTTCACGGCGGTGTTCGTGACGCACGACCAGAGCGAAGCCCTCGCGCTGGGCACCCGCATGGCCATCATGCGCGCCGGCCGGATCGTCCAGATCGGGCCGCCGCGCGAGGTCTTCGAGGAGCCGGTCGACGAGTACGTCGCAGGCTTCACCGGTATGTCGAACCGGGTGCCCTGCGAGTACGTCGACGGACGCTGGTACGCGCTGGGCACCGAGATCCACGGCATGCAGCCGCGGGCGGAGGCTTCGGTGGGTTCGTTCGTCCTGCGCCTGCGACCGGAGAAGGTCCGGCTGGTGACCGACGTCGCGGACCTGCTGCCCGGTGAAGCCGGGATGGCCGTGCACATCGACGATGTCGAGTACGGTGGCCTGCACTTCGACGTCATGTGCTCGGTGGTGGGCGACGGATCGGTGCGCCGCCAGCTGCATGCCCGCATCCAGACATTCGACACGGCGCGCATGCCGCGCACGGTGAATCGCGGCGCGACGATGATCTTCGCGTTCGATCCGCTCGACGCGCGCACCTTCGACACCGACGGCACGGCACTGGCAATGCCCCGACAGGCGCTGACCGGCGCTCTGGTGGGGTGA
- a CDS encoding ABC transporter permease yields the protein MAVMTLPTAEVGEAPPSVPRGPGNDAVRVVARRLGVVAFVALLCYLVVLPVVRLQATAFEDGAAGYDRAFGLPRIGQILWNTVGLAFGSLVIAMVLGTALAWAANRLPRRLAVLQILPILPIVIPAVAAIVGWAFLLSPRPGYLNAMLRNLPWWSHLEEGPIDIYSIQWIVIITGFSLSSFVYMFVRSGFENINSEMIEAAQVSGMPEWKVFFKITLPLLRPTLIYGAGVALLLGLGQFTGPLLLGTNTGVSVLTTEMYFQISDSPAQFATAAALGSPLLIVGIVVVFAQKAMLGNQRRFVTHGGKAFRSQGRPSKTGVAIILLFSLLSTVLPLLALVFVALSRYWSGTVNFSALTFENFRTIFSGTAVPAAVGNSVMFSLIAMAIVLPLGFVAANLIVRGTKYPVLRVVTDVLVSMPLGVPAVIFGAAFLLTYTQGPIVLYGTSWVVILVYVTLMLPFATRMQLSSMLALGETYLEASRVSGAGFVATNVKILLPLMRGSLGGTAALLFVLLTHEFTASLLVRASQTQVMGTILFEYWSNGGYPLVAAVALVMTGVTAVGVAAAMLVGGTDALSKM from the coding sequence ATGGCTGTCATGACGTTGCCGACCGCCGAGGTCGGTGAAGCCCCTCCGAGCGTCCCCCGCGGGCCCGGGAACGACGCGGTGCGGGTCGTCGCGCGCCGCCTCGGCGTCGTCGCCTTCGTGGCGCTGCTCTGCTACCTGGTCGTGCTTCCGGTGGTGCGATTGCAGGCGACGGCCTTCGAGGACGGAGCCGCCGGCTACGACCGTGCCTTCGGTCTGCCCCGTATCGGTCAAATACTCTGGAACACGGTCGGTCTGGCGTTCGGGTCGTTGGTGATCGCGATGGTTCTCGGTACGGCACTGGCGTGGGCGGCGAACCGGCTTCCCCGACGCCTGGCGGTGTTGCAGATCCTGCCGATCCTGCCGATCGTGATTCCGGCCGTCGCCGCGATCGTCGGCTGGGCGTTCCTGCTCTCACCCCGTCCCGGCTACCTCAACGCGATGCTGCGGAACCTGCCGTGGTGGTCGCATCTCGAAGAGGGCCCGATCGACATCTACTCGATCCAGTGGATCGTGATCATCACCGGGTTCTCGCTGAGTTCGTTCGTGTACATGTTCGTCCGCTCGGGTTTCGAGAACATCAACTCGGAGATGATCGAGGCCGCCCAGGTCTCCGGGATGCCGGAATGGAAGGTGTTCTTCAAGATCACCCTGCCCTTGTTGCGTCCCACGCTCATCTACGGCGCGGGCGTCGCGCTCCTGCTCGGGCTCGGGCAGTTCACCGGCCCGCTGTTGCTGGGCACGAACACCGGGGTCAGCGTGCTGACCACGGAGATGTACTTCCAGATCAGCGACTCGCCGGCGCAGTTCGCCACCGCCGCGGCCCTCGGCTCGCCGCTGCTGATCGTGGGGATCGTGGTGGTCTTCGCGCAGAAGGCGATGCTGGGCAATCAGCGTCGCTTCGTCACCCACGGCGGCAAGGCGTTCCGTTCCCAGGGGCGCCCGTCGAAGACCGGTGTGGCGATCATCCTGCTCTTCTCGCTGCTGTCGACGGTACTGCCGCTGCTGGCACTGGTGTTCGTGGCCCTGTCGCGTTACTGGAGTGGCACCGTCAACTTCTCCGCGCTGACCTTCGAGAACTTCCGGACGATCTTCTCCGGCACGGCGGTGCCCGCTGCGGTGGGCAACAGCGTGATGTTCTCCCTGATCGCGATGGCGATCGTCCTGCCGCTCGGCTTCGTCGCCGCGAACCTCATCGTGCGTGGCACGAAGTACCCGGTGCTGCGAGTGGTCACCGACGTGCTCGTGTCCATGCCGTTGGGAGTGCCGGCGGTCATCTTCGGTGCCGCCTTCCTGCTGACCTACACGCAGGGGCCGATCGTCCTCTACGGCACGTCGTGGGTGGTGATCCTGGTGTACGTGACGCTGATGCTGCCGTTCGCGACCCGCATGCAGCTGTCCTCGATGCTCGCCCTCGGCGAGACCTACCTCGAGGCGTCCCGGGTGAGCGGTGCCGGTTTCGTGGCCACCAACGTGAAGATCCTGTTGCCGCTCATGCGCGGCAGCCTCGGCGGGACCGCGGCCCTGTTGTTCGTCCTGCTCACCCACGAGTTCACTGCGTCGCTGCTGGTGCGGGCCTCGCAGACGCAGGTGATGGGCACCATCCTGTTCGAGTACTGGTCCAACGGCGGTTACCCGCTCGTCGCCGCCGTCGCCCTGGTCATGACCGGGGTCACCGCGGTCGGTGTCGCCGCGGCGATGCTGGTGGGCGGAACCGACGCGCTCAGCAAGATGTGA
- a CDS encoding SDR family oxidoreductase, protein MTYRTAPDHLRDAGVVVTGAGNGIGRALAHRLAQAGARVVVNDLDADACARVAEEIGGIAVPGDAAGEQGVAELVARSLAALGSVDVWFANAGVETGAAESEAAWQLSWEVNVMGHVRAARALLPEWLERGAGRFVVTASAAGLLTMLGSPAYSVSKHAAVAHAEWLSATYGDKGVIVQCVCPQGVATDLLPTDAAGRVIFESGVLTPDEVADHIVGALGDDRFLILPHPEVAEYYLRRASDPDRWLRAMRRVQDRIEVVAEEEEKRPLRTTG, encoded by the coding sequence TTGACGTACAGGACGGCTCCGGATCATCTCCGGGACGCGGGTGTCGTCGTCACGGGAGCCGGTAACGGTATCGGCCGGGCTCTGGCCCACCGCCTCGCGCAGGCCGGCGCCCGTGTCGTGGTCAACGATCTCGACGCCGACGCGTGCGCCCGCGTCGCCGAGGAGATCGGTGGCATCGCAGTACCGGGGGACGCGGCAGGGGAGCAGGGCGTCGCCGAGTTGGTCGCCCGCTCGCTCGCCGCTCTCGGATCCGTGGACGTGTGGTTCGCCAACGCCGGGGTCGAGACGGGAGCGGCCGAGAGCGAGGCGGCATGGCAGCTGTCCTGGGAGGTCAACGTCATGGGGCACGTCCGCGCCGCCCGGGCACTGCTGCCGGAGTGGCTCGAGCGGGGTGCCGGACGGTTCGTGGTGACGGCCTCGGCGGCGGGACTGCTGACCATGCTCGGTTCCCCGGCGTACTCGGTGAGCAAGCACGCTGCCGTCGCCCATGCGGAGTGGCTCTCGGCGACCTACGGGGACAAGGGCGTGATCGTCCAGTGTGTGTGCCCGCAGGGCGTCGCGACGGATCTGCTGCCGACCGACGCTGCGGGCCGGGTGATCTTCGAGAGTGGGGTGCTCACCCCGGACGAGGTCGCCGACCATATCGTCGGAGCGCTCGGCGACGACCGGTTCCTGATCCTTCCGCACCCCGAGGTGGCGGAGTACTACCTGCGGCGAGCATCGGATCCGGATCGGTGGCTGCGTGCGATGCGGCGAGTGCAGGATCGCATCGAGGTCGTCGCGGAAGAGGAGGAGAAGCGTCCGCTCCGGACGACCGGGTGA
- a CDS encoding DUF2254 domain-containing protein, with protein MSALPRSWMQLRLAAGEYRFRESLFALPALVVVAGAVLAEVSGYIDRTFGPFPWGMKMNSNAAIWLLSTVAGATITTAGVVFSLTVVSLQLASSQFSPRVMRSFIRDRVSQTVIGMLVATFVYCVLTLRHIGADDAAPAPTLSTTLALVLAVSTVVLIIAYLNRLAHGLQVGEVVRSIASEAEKVISNTSRSAHREIHVDRAPEPDFDEGATVHAPRDGWVTQAPAELVLAVVPPGAVVRMETRPGAYIHRGEPLLRIHPKPERTVILRRLEAAVEISNVRTMQQDVDFALRQLVDIALRALSQAINDPTTATEVVLRLGSLLRTLLVTDSPAPAIEGAEGRILLRPWILSPDEYIEHAFEQIRQAGSAQLHVATALARVLRMLMDHLSTEGRTESVPALQHQLRLLVDAVVDRPEFRPEDLERFRAVAEGSADPAEHRTVRPTGV; from the coding sequence ATGAGTGCTCTGCCGAGATCGTGGATGCAGTTGCGGCTCGCCGCGGGTGAGTACCGATTCCGGGAGAGCCTGTTCGCGCTGCCCGCGCTGGTCGTCGTCGCCGGAGCTGTGCTCGCCGAGGTGAGCGGCTACATCGATCGGACCTTCGGCCCCTTCCCGTGGGGCATGAAGATGAACAGCAACGCGGCGATCTGGCTGCTGAGCACCGTGGCGGGCGCCACGATCACCACCGCCGGCGTCGTCTTCTCGTTGACCGTCGTGAGCCTGCAGTTGGCGAGCAGCCAGTTCTCACCGCGGGTGATGCGGTCCTTCATCCGGGATCGGGTCAGCCAGACGGTGATCGGGATGCTGGTGGCGACCTTCGTCTACTGCGTGCTGACGCTGCGTCACATCGGCGCGGACGACGCCGCACCTGCCCCGACACTGTCGACGACCCTCGCGCTGGTCCTCGCGGTGTCGACCGTGGTGCTCATCATCGCCTATCTCAACCGGCTGGCCCACGGTCTGCAGGTCGGGGAGGTGGTGCGCAGCATCGCCTCGGAGGCCGAGAAGGTCATCTCGAACACGAGTCGGAGTGCGCACCGTGAGATCCACGTCGACCGGGCGCCGGAGCCGGATTTCGATGAGGGGGCGACGGTGCACGCCCCGCGCGACGGCTGGGTGACCCAGGCACCGGCCGAACTCGTTCTCGCCGTGGTACCGCCGGGCGCGGTGGTGCGGATGGAGACACGTCCCGGCGCGTACATCCACCGCGGGGAACCGTTGCTGCGGATCCATCCGAAGCCGGAGCGGACCGTGATCCTGCGGCGGCTCGAGGCGGCCGTGGAGATCTCGAACGTGCGCACCATGCAGCAGGACGTGGACTTCGCATTGCGGCAGCTCGTCGACATCGCGTTGCGCGCGCTGAGCCAGGCGATCAACGACCCGACGACCGCGACCGAAGTGGTGCTCCGGCTCGGCAGTCTGCTGCGCACCCTGCTGGTCACCGACAGTCCGGCGCCGGCGATCGAGGGTGCGGAGGGTCGGATCCTGCTGCGTCCGTGGATCCTGTCGCCCGACGAGTACATCGAGCACGCCTTCGAGCAGATCCGGCAGGCCGGTTCGGCGCAGTTGCACGTGGCGACGGCACTGGCCCGGGTGTTGCGCATGCTCATGGATCACCTTTCGACGGAGGGGCGCACCGAGTCGGTGCCGGCCTTGCAACACCAGTTGCGTCTGCTCGTCGACGCGGTGGTCGACCGGCCCGAGTTCCGTCCGGAGGACCTGGAACGGTTCCGCGCCGTCGCGGAGGGGTCCGCGGATCCTGCGGAGCATCGAACGGTCCGACCGACCGGGGTGTAG
- a CDS encoding DUF2945 domain-containing protein, translating to MATHFSIGDHVRWNSEAGYVEGVIIAKHTKDVEFKGRTRRCSEDEPQYEIRSDKTDHVAMHKGSALKKI from the coding sequence ATGGCGACCCACTTCTCCATCGGTGACCACGTCCGATGGAACTCCGAAGCCGGATACGTCGAGGGCGTGATCATCGCGAAACACACGAAGGACGTGGAGTTCAAGGGACGTACTCGGCGGTGCAGCGAGGACGAGCCGCAGTACGAGATCCGGAGCGACAAGACCGATCACGTCGCGATGCACAAGGGCAGTGCACTGAAGAAGATCTGA
- a CDS encoding SatD family protein, with product MFVLTVDQRSSRRDIDRVADLLTDLQDVPLVRPFDRTAGDEVQAVADDPALVVDLVLDLLRRERWSIGVGVGPVETPLPEQTRAGRGPAFEHARIAVERAKNAPGQVAAEGDDTEATADVDAALTLLATVVLRRTEQGHEAVDLARQGLSQARIAERLGISKQAVSQRLATAGWQAELAGRELVRRLLERADR from the coding sequence ATGTTCGTATTGACGGTCGACCAGCGGAGCAGCCGCCGAGACATCGACCGTGTGGCGGACCTTCTCACCGACCTGCAGGACGTTCCGCTGGTACGTCCCTTCGATCGCACCGCGGGCGACGAAGTCCAGGCCGTCGCGGACGATCCCGCCCTCGTCGTCGATCTCGTCCTCGACCTCCTCCGGCGTGAACGCTGGAGCATCGGGGTGGGGGTCGGGCCGGTGGAGACCCCGCTCCCCGAACAGACACGCGCCGGTCGTGGACCCGCCTTCGAACACGCCCGTATCGCCGTCGAACGCGCCAAGAACGCACCCGGGCAGGTCGCGGCCGAAGGCGACGACACCGAGGCCACTGCCGACGTCGACGCCGCGCTCACCCTGCTCGCCACCGTCGTCCTACGCCGGACCGAACAGGGACACGAGGCGGTCGACCTCGCGCGTCAGGGTCTGTCGCAGGCGCGGATAGCGGAGCGTCTCGGCATCAGCAAGCAAGCGGTGTCCCAGCGTCTCGCCACCGCCGGATGGCAGGCCGAACTCGCCGGACGTGAACTCGTACGCCGACTCCTGGAAAGGGCCGATCGTTGA